The following is a genomic window from Crossiella equi.
CGCAGGGCGCCCGCGGTGCGCGGCAGATCGGCGGGAGGGGTGGGCACACTGATGGTCACGCGCGCGACGGTACGCCTGTTGCTGGTTGCATGACGGGCATGAAACGGATCGGCATGCGCCCACCGCGCTGGCTGGTGTGGACGACCGCGGTGTTCGTGCTGCTCGCGGGCTCGCTGTGGGGCGTGTGGGCGCTGGCCAACGCCCGGAGCTTCCAGCTCTACGGCGGTCTCACCGACCGCGTGGACACGCAGGACAAGGTCGTGGCGCTCACCTTCGACGACGGCCCGACCGAGCTGACCCCGGCGGTGCTGCGGCACCTGGCCGACGCGGGGGTGCGGGCGACGTTCTTCCTCACCGGCCGGGAGCTGGCCGCCCACCGCGAGCAGGGGGCGGCGATCGCGCGGGCCGGGCACGAGATCGGCAACCACACCTACACGCACGCCCGCATGTGGTTAGTGGGCACCGAGTTCG
Proteins encoded in this region:
- a CDS encoding polysaccharide deacetylase family protein translates to MKRIGMRPPRWLVWTTAVFVLLAGSLWGVWALANARSFQLYGGLTDRVDTQDKVVALTFDDGPTELTPAVLRHLADAGVRATFFLTGRELAAHREQGAAIARAGHEIGNHTYTHARMWLVGTEFVASEVERTDEEIRRTGYSGEITFRPPNGKKLVSLPRYLDRHQRKTIMWDVEPESDGTDANDPAAITRAVVDQVRPGSIVLLHVMYPARTASMDAVPGVLTGLKERGYRFVTISELLAAQR